The following proteins come from a genomic window of Corynebacterium falsenii:
- a CDS encoding response regulator, with protein sequence MNTSPIRTLLVDDDAAVLTALRHYFAVSDTIQIVGEEENGRAALQRISADPAAIDVVLADIHMPEMGGLELLQNIQHLSHVPAFVAMTSMDTDETMLEILSHGGSGYIIKNSRPQRFIAAVEDAVNGGTAVSPECLSRLLDYIPPVDAAEDGRGSWSKTRATSPAQLTDGEKAVLRLIVQGLSNKEIALESRYAESTVKKHVSSLMQKFDASSRLKLATAAIRAGW encoded by the coding sequence ATGAACACCTCCCCCATCCGCACTTTGTTAGTGGATGATGATGCCGCCGTGCTGACCGCACTGCGGCATTATTTTGCTGTCAGTGACACCATTCAAATTGTCGGCGAGGAAGAAAACGGTCGCGCCGCCCTCCAGCGCATCAGCGCAGACCCAGCTGCCATCGACGTCGTGCTGGCCGATATCCACATGCCAGAGATGGGTGGCCTGGAACTGCTCCAGAACATCCAGCACCTGTCGCACGTCCCCGCCTTTGTCGCCATGACAAGCATGGATACAGACGAAACCATGCTCGAGATCCTGAGCCACGGCGGCAGCGGCTACATCATCAAAAACTCTCGCCCCCAGCGCTTCATCGCCGCGGTCGAAGACGCAGTTAACGGTGGCACGGCCGTGTCCCCCGAGTGCCTTTCCCGCCTACTGGACTACATCCCTCCGGTCGACGCAGCAGAGGACGGTCGCGGAAGTTGGTCGAAAACTCGAGCCACATCTCCGGCACAACTCACCGACGGCGAGAAGGCCGTGCTTCGACTTATCGTTCAAGGGCTGTCCAATAAGGAAATAGCGCTGGAGTCCAGGTATGCAGAATCGACCGTCAAAAAGCACGTATCGTCTCTGATGCAAAAATTTGATGCCTCATCGCGATTAAAACTAGCCACGGCTGCTATTCGAGCAGGCTGGTAA
- a CDS encoding FMN-binding glutamate synthase family protein yields the protein MQLPQKIAAVAAAATAGLAARDLTQKKHSILRNYPVAGHLRYAMETIRPEIRQYFIEGDGEGRPFDRTTRSMIYQRAKGLGSATAFGTESDMDKFGYETLAHSAFPLDHIDIPFRATIGGPDCKKPYDISRYNISDMSFGALSANAVMAMNKGAALGGFAQSTGEGGLTQYHLRYGGDVIWQLGSGYFSARTKDGHLDRGLFKEKSQIDNVKMITIKISQGAKPGIGGELPASKISAEIAEIRGVPRGQDCISPASHKEFSTPTELIEFIAELRELSGGKPIGFKLCVGNHTDILAICKAILAVGTGPDYIIVDGAEGGTGAAPVEFEDRVGMRLTDGLMAVHNALVGTGLRDKIALGASGKITGGNDIVRRLIQGADITLAARPMMMAAGCIQARVCNTGKCPVGVATQSQWRQRALDVDEKAIRVRNYHDATAKEAENLMAAMGVDHPSKLAPHMLRKVISATETKTYLDLFTWLSDGELLEEPKGVWAEYWKQASADNFEPSTRGTRTRI from the coding sequence ATGCAACTGCCACAGAAAATCGCTGCCGTAGCGGCCGCAGCTACCGCTGGGCTCGCTGCTCGCGACCTCACCCAGAAGAAACACTCCATCCTCCGCAACTACCCAGTTGCCGGTCACCTGCGCTACGCCATGGAGACCATCCGGCCGGAGATTCGTCAGTACTTCATCGAGGGCGATGGCGAAGGCCGCCCCTTCGACCGCACCACCCGCTCAATGATCTACCAGCGCGCCAAGGGCCTCGGCTCCGCCACCGCGTTTGGCACCGAGTCGGACATGGACAAGTTCGGCTACGAAACGCTGGCGCACTCAGCATTCCCGCTGGATCACATCGACATTCCTTTCCGCGCCACCATCGGCGGCCCGGACTGCAAGAAGCCCTACGATATCTCTCGCTACAACATCAGCGACATGAGCTTCGGCGCCCTCTCCGCCAACGCTGTGATGGCCATGAACAAGGGCGCAGCCCTCGGTGGCTTCGCACAGAGCACGGGCGAGGGTGGCCTCACGCAGTACCACCTGCGCTATGGCGGCGACGTCATCTGGCAGCTCGGCTCCGGCTACTTCTCCGCACGCACCAAAGACGGACACTTGGACCGCGGCCTGTTCAAGGAGAAGTCGCAGATCGACAACGTCAAGATGATCACCATCAAGATCTCCCAGGGCGCCAAGCCCGGCATTGGTGGCGAGCTTCCGGCATCGAAGATCAGCGCTGAAATCGCCGAGATCCGCGGCGTTCCCCGTGGTCAGGACTGCATCAGCCCCGCATCCCACAAGGAATTCTCCACCCCCACCGAGCTCATCGAGTTCATCGCGGAGCTCCGCGAGCTCTCCGGCGGAAAGCCGATCGGCTTCAAGCTGTGCGTGGGCAACCACACCGACATTTTGGCTATTTGCAAGGCCATCCTCGCCGTCGGCACCGGACCGGACTACATCATCGTCGATGGTGCAGAAGGCGGCACCGGCGCAGCGCCCGTGGAGTTCGAGGACCGCGTGGGCATGCGCCTCACCGATGGCCTCATGGCTGTACACAACGCTTTGGTGGGCACCGGCCTGCGCGACAAGATCGCCCTCGGCGCTTCCGGCAAGATCACGGGCGGCAACGACATCGTTCGCCGCTTGATCCAGGGCGCGGACATCACCCTGGCCGCCCGCCCCATGATGATGGCCGCCGGCTGCATCCAGGCGCGAGTCTGCAACACCGGTAAGTGCCCCGTGGGCGTGGCCACCCAGAGCCAGTGGCGCCAGCGCGCTCTGGATGTGGATGAAAAGGCCATCCGCGTGCGCAACTACCACGATGCCACCGCCAAGGAGGCCGAAAACCTCATGGCTGCCATGGGTGTTGACCACCCATCCAAGCTGGCTCCGCACATGCTGCGCAAGGTGATCAGCGCTACCGAGACCAAAACCTACCTCGACCTGTTCACCTGGCTCTCCGACGGCGAGCTGCTTGAGGAGCCGAAGGGCGTGTGGGCCGAGTACTGGAAGCAGGCCAGCGCGGACAACTTCGAGCCGTCTACCCGAGGAACCCGCACGCGGATCTAA
- a CDS encoding glycosyltransferase, translating to MTSPAKGHLYPLVDTLIKLRSRGHSIVVKTLSSETQTLEDLGFTAIPLSDTLNDAQLDDWQATNSIGALNAVLRQLVSRMPHDFRELTSLIAETQPDMVMVDFTTFGGQIAAEASGLPWALWSPTFLPLNLPDDPPFGMGLKRSTGTTGALRDKALRRVLTHLWDRFSIRDVNALRTTHGLEPLRHTTDLLQRPPAIINFTAEPLEYSRKQWPDNVHLVGPGTWSPPVSDSDVLRDVTDPIALVTCSTEFQDDAELGQVAIDALEGTGLHTVVTTGALDPLTFRPKSQATVVDFLSHDAILDRCAVVICHGGMGITQKALVKGIPIVVVPFGRDQREVAERVRHCRAGEVLSPTKLTASALHSKVTAAMALKSRTAAVARQLARAGGAERAADIIESQLAHRTTSRATSQRASKTTAVQAVIS from the coding sequence ATGACATCCCCTGCCAAGGGGCATCTCTATCCCCTCGTGGATACCCTCATCAAACTCCGCTCACGCGGCCACTCCATCGTGGTGAAAACACTCTCCAGCGAAACGCAGACACTCGAAGATCTCGGTTTCACGGCAATCCCGCTCAGCGACACTCTCAACGACGCCCAGCTCGACGACTGGCAAGCCACCAACTCCATCGGGGCGCTCAACGCGGTGCTTCGCCAGCTCGTCAGCCGTATGCCTCATGATTTCCGCGAGCTCACCAGCCTCATCGCGGAAACACAACCGGACATGGTCATGGTGGATTTCACGACCTTTGGCGGCCAGATCGCGGCGGAAGCCTCCGGCCTTCCGTGGGCACTCTGGAGCCCCACCTTCCTGCCGCTCAACCTTCCCGACGACCCGCCATTCGGCATGGGCCTCAAGCGTTCCACCGGTACGACCGGCGCACTGCGCGACAAGGCACTGCGCCGCGTTCTCACGCACCTGTGGGATCGCTTCAGCATCAGAGACGTCAACGCGCTGCGCACCACACACGGGCTGGAACCTCTCCGGCACACCACGGACCTGCTCCAGCGCCCGCCCGCCATCATCAACTTCACCGCCGAGCCCCTCGAATATTCGAGGAAACAGTGGCCAGACAATGTTCACCTCGTCGGCCCCGGCACCTGGTCACCACCCGTCAGCGACTCGGACGTGCTCCGCGACGTCACCGATCCCATCGCGCTGGTCACCTGCTCCACCGAGTTCCAAGACGATGCCGAGCTGGGACAAGTCGCCATCGACGCCTTGGAAGGCACTGGCCTGCATACCGTCGTAACCACCGGCGCCCTGGACCCGCTGACTTTCCGCCCGAAATCCCAGGCGACAGTCGTGGATTTCCTGTCTCACGATGCCATCCTGGACCGCTGTGCTGTCGTGATCTGCCACGGCGGAATGGGCATCACCCAGAAAGCTCTGGTCAAGGGCATTCCGATCGTGGTTGTGCCCTTCGGACGGGATCAACGAGAAGTGGCCGAACGGGTTCGGCACTGCCGCGCAGGTGAAGTGCTCTCCCCCACCAAGCTCACCGCCTCCGCTTTGCACTCCAAAGTCACCGCAGCCATGGCGCTGAAATCCCGCACCGCCGCAGTGGCTCGGCAGCTCGCCCGCGCCGGTGGTGCAGAGCGTGCCGCTGACATCATCGAAAGCCAACTCGCGCATCGGACCACCAGCCGGGCCACCAGCCAACGCGCCAGCAAGACCACCGCAGTGCAGGCGGTGATCTCATGA
- a CDS encoding cellulase family glycosylhydrolase, with the protein MSRSRLTSRFTSLLASFCAIALTVGATAGVTAVAAPASTTEVSRPATANRWIVDPQGRAVIYHGENVVAKKPPYTPGSIGFGADDIAFLKEQGYNAVRLGIIWEAVEPTPGHYDDHYLDTIEDTVRQLSRAGIETLLEVHQDAWSSKYGGEGAPEWASIDDNFPAIPGGLIAAQFSPAVYQAVGNFFNNAPGPDGVGIRTHYVTMWGHVARRFASVPGIIGYSPINEPTPGWTFLLCQADLCPPQVTDKLRTLNAEVAGAIRASDKKTSIWPMAYITSALGAHPNMGPPVDPNEVYPFNSYSFLCNIGLDLPGFVCDPQERLNAQRSREYAEKWNIPFAMTEFGAIGNPGVLRTQSSIADANMISWFHWSYGGPDHTTSAPSPEDQAIVIDPHQAPAGVNVNWDNLRDIQRAYPQAIAGTPLRWGTDDRGTFALTWSSERPARDGVFPAGSRSVVRIPPTAFPGGYTVRVTNGRVVSADNAAELVIESGGQDPVSVIVTPREPVYRPTLLTSSDPAGTR; encoded by the coding sequence ATGAGCCGCTCCCGTCTCACCAGCCGCTTCACCAGCCTTCTCGCAAGCTTCTGCGCCATCGCCCTCACGGTCGGAGCCACCGCCGGGGTCACCGCAGTCGCAGCACCCGCCTCCACCACCGAGGTCTCACGCCCGGCAACGGCCAACCGATGGATCGTCGACCCGCAAGGTCGAGCCGTGATCTATCACGGCGAAAACGTGGTGGCCAAGAAGCCGCCCTACACGCCAGGCTCTATCGGCTTCGGCGCAGACGATATCGCCTTCCTCAAGGAACAGGGCTACAACGCCGTTCGCCTCGGCATCATTTGGGAAGCCGTGGAGCCCACGCCGGGCCACTACGACGACCACTACCTGGACACCATTGAGGACACCGTCCGCCAGCTCTCACGCGCCGGCATCGAAACTCTGCTGGAAGTGCACCAAGATGCCTGGTCCAGCAAGTACGGTGGCGAGGGTGCACCGGAGTGGGCCAGCATCGACGACAACTTCCCCGCCATCCCAGGCGGGCTCATCGCCGCCCAGTTCAGCCCGGCCGTCTACCAAGCGGTCGGCAACTTCTTCAACAACGCCCCGGGCCCGGACGGCGTGGGCATCCGCACGCATTACGTCACCATGTGGGGGCACGTAGCACGGCGCTTCGCCTCGGTTCCGGGGATCATCGGCTACAGTCCCATTAACGAGCCCACGCCGGGGTGGACTTTCCTCCTCTGCCAGGCAGATCTGTGCCCACCCCAGGTCACGGACAAGTTGCGCACCCTCAATGCCGAGGTTGCGGGCGCGATTCGGGCGTCGGACAAAAAGACGAGCATCTGGCCGATGGCCTACATCACCTCGGCGCTGGGCGCGCACCCCAACATGGGCCCGCCGGTGGATCCCAACGAGGTCTACCCGTTCAACTCCTATTCGTTCCTGTGCAATATCGGCCTCGACCTGCCCGGTTTCGTCTGCGACCCTCAGGAACGGCTCAACGCGCAACGCTCGCGTGAGTACGCCGAGAAGTGGAACATCCCGTTTGCCATGACCGAATTTGGCGCCATCGGTAACCCGGGGGTGCTGCGCACGCAAAGCTCTATCGCCGACGCCAACATGATCAGCTGGTTCCACTGGAGCTATGGCGGACCGGATCATACGACCTCAGCGCCCTCGCCCGAGGATCAGGCCATTGTGATCGACCCGCATCAGGCGCCGGCTGGGGTGAATGTGAACTGGGATAACCTGCGCGACATTCAGCGGGCGTACCCGCAAGCGATCGCCGGCACGCCGCTGCGGTGGGGCACGGACGACCGCGGGACGTTCGCTCTGACGTGGAGCTCAGAACGGCCCGCGCGCGATGGGGTATTCCCGGCTGGCTCCCGCAGCGTGGTGCGGATTCCGCCGACTGCGTTCCCGGGCGGGTACACGGTGCGGGTGACGAATGGCAGGGTGGTATCTGCGGATAACGCCGCTGAGCTGGTCATTGAGAGTGGTGGGCAGGACCCAGTCTCTGTGATCGTGACGCCGCGGGAGCCGGTGTATCGACCAACGCTGCTGACCTCGTCCGATCCTGCGGGAACCAGGTGA
- a CDS encoding DNA polymerase III subunit delta', which produces MSETQDLSAPEGVFARITSPAVRVPLRRAVTDLQSMTHSWLFTGPPGSGRSIAAKVFATALVCPHGGCGRCEQCRSADAGTHPDILWVSTSGVVLAVDDIREVVREAANMPTVARWRVVVVEDADRLSDGAANALLKSVEEPPPRTVFLLCAPSTDPQDISITLRSRCRHVYVPTPGVAAVKDVLLSDATLGLTDEQAQWAASVSGGHIGRARHLAREERARAKRATALKLPQMVYESGRLFLFTSELVKKATEEAASALEADEQREKAELENSLGVGAKGRGAAKAQRGASGQMKELEKEQKNRRTRQTRDALDLALIDVAGLYRDAMMQAVGAVDDDGAPIGGYQHPDMAATSRELARRNSGEALVRCIDAVSECREVLGYNVKPEVALDAMAGRLRECCGVV; this is translated from the coding sequence GTGAGTGAGACTCAGGATCTTTCGGCGCCGGAGGGCGTATTCGCGCGGATCACGTCGCCTGCCGTGCGCGTGCCGTTGCGCCGTGCGGTGACGGATCTGCAGTCGATGACGCACTCGTGGTTGTTTACGGGCCCGCCGGGTTCGGGGCGCTCGATCGCCGCGAAGGTTTTTGCCACGGCGTTGGTGTGCCCGCATGGTGGGTGCGGTCGTTGCGAGCAGTGCCGTTCGGCGGACGCGGGCACACATCCGGATATTTTGTGGGTGTCGACGTCGGGTGTGGTCCTCGCTGTCGATGACATCCGCGAGGTCGTGCGGGAGGCTGCGAATATGCCGACCGTGGCGCGCTGGCGTGTGGTCGTTGTCGAGGACGCTGACCGGCTTTCGGACGGTGCCGCGAACGCCTTGTTGAAGTCGGTGGAGGAGCCGCCGCCGCGCACGGTGTTCCTGCTCTGCGCGCCGTCGACCGATCCGCAGGACATTTCGATCACGCTGCGGTCGCGGTGCCGCCACGTCTATGTGCCCACTCCTGGTGTGGCTGCGGTTAAGGATGTTCTTTTGTCCGACGCCACCCTAGGGCTCACCGATGAACAAGCTCAATGGGCCGCCAGTGTCTCCGGCGGACACATCGGCAGGGCGCGGCATCTGGCGCGGGAGGAGCGTGCCCGTGCCAAGCGAGCGACTGCCCTGAAACTTCCGCAGATGGTGTACGAGTCGGGCAGGTTGTTCCTGTTCACCTCCGAGCTGGTGAAGAAGGCCACGGAGGAGGCCGCGAGTGCCCTTGAGGCCGATGAGCAGCGCGAAAAGGCGGAGCTGGAAAACAGCCTGGGCGTGGGCGCGAAGGGACGCGGCGCGGCGAAGGCGCAGCGCGGTGCTTCTGGCCAGATGAAGGAGCTGGAGAAGGAGCAGAAGAATCGCCGTACCCGCCAAACACGCGATGCCCTGGATCTGGCGCTCATCGATGTGGCGGGTCTGTACCGGGATGCGATGATGCAGGCTGTGGGCGCGGTGGATGACGATGGGGCGCCGATCGGTGGCTACCAACACCCGGATATGGCTGCGACGTCTCGGGAGTTGGCGCGCCGCAATTCCGGCGAGGCGTTGGTGCGGTGCATCGATGCGGTCAGTGAGTGCCGCGAGGTGCTGGGATATAACGTGAAGCCGGAGGTAGCGTTGGACGCGATGGCCGGGCGCCTGCGGGAATGCTGTGGCGTTGTCTAG
- a CDS encoding adenylate/guanylate cyclase domain-containing protein, translating to MKQLLRYLSWAWGTSWPLYAATVLTTNVMGALAVATFLRFLIPLPEAKELTSLNTTTATLYVAYFAFAVVAGIAMTLYFFAPVLRWQRNPKAYDPNMVRDLVLRIPLLQTVTGAILWGIGVIVFTVVALQYSTRWGVTVAVCAVLGGLMVGLMTYMEAERLVRPVAARALAKGAPDHSRLSPLSHRLMTTWALTSAVPVLGMVLMMLAAVVGYFPDDSNQVMPALLALALTTLVTGFSGTQLFSMAVADPIRELQYAINRVRRGEVNTDVRIYDSSEIGVLQAGFNEMMRGLQQRQQVSDLFGRYVGTEVARRALEEKPELGGETRHVAVLFVDVIGSTGFATERDPEYVVKALNEFFDRVVEVVHANKGIINKFEGDAALAVFGAPMPLDDVAGHALAAARQLKAKLQGLEFVAGVGVAAGSVVAGHIGAKDRFEYTVIGDAVNQAARLTDLAKQTPGQVLTSAATLRAANEAEQRRWTLMKSVELRGRREMTQLARPIRPTLADRDAAQRGAGGSAGGSGAGGSGSAGPTSTGPFGDGHDSVMDTKEPPRG from the coding sequence ATGAAACAATTGCTGCGCTACCTCTCGTGGGCCTGGGGAACCTCCTGGCCCCTGTACGCAGCGACGGTCCTCACCACCAACGTCATGGGCGCGTTGGCGGTCGCAACGTTCCTCCGCTTCCTCATCCCCCTCCCGGAAGCCAAGGAACTGACCAGCCTCAACACCACCACTGCGACCCTCTACGTGGCATACTTCGCCTTCGCCGTGGTCGCGGGCATTGCGATGACACTGTATTTCTTCGCACCGGTGCTGCGCTGGCAACGCAACCCCAAGGCCTACGACCCGAACATGGTGCGGGACCTGGTGCTGCGCATTCCCCTGCTGCAGACCGTGACCGGGGCAATCCTGTGGGGCATCGGCGTGATCGTGTTTACCGTGGTGGCGCTGCAATACTCCACCCGGTGGGGCGTGACCGTGGCGGTCTGCGCCGTGCTCGGCGGCCTGATGGTGGGGCTCATGACGTACATGGAAGCCGAGCGGCTCGTGCGCCCCGTCGCGGCCCGCGCGTTGGCGAAGGGCGCACCGGATCATTCGCGCCTATCGCCGCTGTCGCACCGGCTGATGACCACGTGGGCGCTGACCTCGGCGGTGCCGGTGCTGGGCATGGTGCTGATGATGCTCGCCGCGGTGGTGGGGTACTTCCCGGACGACAGCAACCAGGTCATGCCCGCTCTGTTAGCGCTGGCGCTGACCACGCTGGTGACAGGCTTCTCCGGCACGCAGCTATTCTCCATGGCGGTGGCGGATCCCATCCGCGAGCTGCAATACGCCATCAACCGCGTGCGACGGGGCGAAGTAAACACGGACGTGCGGATCTACGACTCCTCCGAGATCGGCGTGCTGCAGGCAGGCTTCAACGAGATGATGCGCGGATTGCAGCAGCGCCAGCAAGTCTCTGACCTGTTCGGGCGCTACGTGGGCACCGAGGTGGCGCGCCGAGCGCTGGAGGAAAAGCCCGAGCTAGGCGGCGAAACCCGGCATGTGGCCGTACTGTTCGTGGACGTGATTGGGTCCACCGGATTTGCCACGGAACGCGACCCGGAATACGTGGTCAAGGCGCTCAACGAGTTCTTCGACCGCGTGGTGGAAGTGGTGCACGCCAACAAGGGCATCATCAACAAGTTCGAGGGCGACGCAGCGCTGGCCGTCTTCGGCGCACCTATGCCGTTGGATGATGTGGCCGGCCACGCCTTGGCTGCCGCGCGGCAGTTGAAGGCGAAGCTGCAGGGCCTGGAGTTCGTGGCCGGCGTGGGTGTGGCCGCTGGGTCCGTGGTGGCCGGGCACATCGGCGCGAAGGATCGCTTCGAGTACACCGTGATCGGTGACGCCGTGAATCAGGCAGCGCGCCTCACGGATCTGGCGAAGCAGACGCCCGGCCAGGTGCTCACGAGCGCCGCCACGCTGCGGGCCGCGAACGAGGCGGAGCAGCGCCGGTGGACGCTGATGAAGTCCGTGGAGCTGCGCGGTCGGCGTGAGATGACGCAACTCGCGCGGCCGATTCGCCCCACGTTGGCGGACCGCGATGCCGCGCAGCGGGGGGCTGGCGGTTCCGCTGGTGGTTCGGGTGCGGGCGGCTCGGGCAGTGCAGGTCCCACCTCGACCGGCCCCTTCGGCGACGGCCACGACAGCGTGATGGACACCAAGGAGCCCCCTCGCGGCTAG